The following is a genomic window from Mus caroli chromosome 17, CAROLI_EIJ_v1.1, whole genome shotgun sequence.
tggttttcttgttattgttttttcgagacagggtttctctgtatagccctggctgtcctggaactcactttgtagatcaggctggcctcgaactcagaaatccgcctgcctcttgcctcccaagtgctgggattaaaggcgtatgtcACCACGCCCTGCTTCATTTTGTGTTCTAAGTCAGGGTTTCACTTTgcagtcatggctgtcctggtaGTCAGATCCACCTAGCTTAGCTCTGCATCCTTGAGATTAGTGGCTGTGCCAGTGCCTCTCTATCTGCATTCAGCTTTGAGATTATGGCCATGAATACTTGCTATTGTTTTAGTTTAGAAAAGGATCACTAGTATTTCTACATACTAGATagcaaagaaggagaaagggagagctatttggcttctttcttacagttttatttatttactgttgttgtgatttggattttttttttaatttaatttaatctctGTACATTGGTCTATTTTAGAATTCACTACGTAAatcaggcaggcctcaaactcacaagagatccacctgcttctgcctctcaaatgctggaggcatacaccaccacatcccacttatttttaattatgtattggtatgtgcctctgcctctgggtaCAAACGCTCAtagaaaccagagacactgagtcTCCTAAAGCTGTGTTTACcagtagttgtgagctgctgcccAATGTGGAtgttggaaattgaactgaggtcctctgcaagaccaatatgagctcttaaccaccgagccatttctccagcctcactctttaattaattaattaatttatttatttatttttggacatAATAAATATCGGCTTGTTGATATAGTTGGCTAGTGAGACTGTCTGATTTTGATGTTGGCATCTGAAGTCAGGTGTCCCTccctcttcattctttctctcactttctgaTATCAGTGCATGGCTCTCCTTTCAGATGAATGTAAAGGAGTTTAAGGAACACATAGCTGCCTCTGTCAGCATCCCTTCCGAGAAGCAGCGGCTCATCTACCAGGGCCGGGTCCTACAAGACGATAAGAAGCTCCAGGAGTACAGTAAGGGGCTCGGGGCTGCTGAGCTTAAGGCTGCTGGCTGGAGGGAGGCATCCGTTTTATGGACTTAAAAGGTTTGCTGTGTATCTCTCTTTCTGCAGACGTTGGGGGAAAGGTTATTCACCTGGTGGAACGGGCTCCTCCTCAGACTCAGCTTCCttctggagcatcttctgggacaggctctgCCTCATCAACTCATGGTGGGACACCTCTGCCTGGCACTCGGGGCCCTGGGGCTTCTGTTCATGACCGGAATGCCAACAGCTATGTCATGGTTGGAACCTTCAATCTTCCTGTGAGCCTGTGTTTCTTACGTGGGAGGGTTTTGTTGGGAAGAGTAGCTTTGGTTATGGCAGCTGcagggagcttggaagataagtgTCTTGAAAGATTGCATTTGGCTTGGAAAGCACTCTGATTGGTACTGGCCTCAGTTTTTGAAGAAAGGAGGGTAGGGGCTCTAGGAAGGAATTGGTAGTGTGAAGGTTTTAGTATGTGGCTTCTCCCAGAGCAACTTCCCTTGCCCTTTCCCCAGAGTGACGGCTCTGCTGTGGATGTTCACATCAACATGGAACAGGCCCCAATTCAGGTATTGAGGGGCCTGGGAGGGTCAGGGAAGGGGATCTGGGAGAAGGAGGCCATGAGGTGGGGGAGGACCTGGCTGAGGAGATGCCTGGGAACTGGTTTAGTATGTTGTAGAGCTCATGAATTTCTCTCAGACCTGCTGTGAACATCCTTGTCTTATAGAGTGAGCCCCGGGTCCGGCTGGTGATGGCTCAGCACATGATTAGGGATATACAGACCTTACTGTCCCGGATGGAGGTGAGTGGGCAAGTCTGGTAGGCTAGAGTTGATTTTGTGTTCTTCCTGGCAAGGTTCACATGGGCTGCGGGAGGCTGCCTCCCTAGTCTGGGGTTTCCTCTGTAGTTCTCTTAGGCAGAGATAGTGTCTTTGTGAGGCTGTGTCACTACTGCCAGTCTGCAtgcttcagcttctcaagtgagactcacaggcctgtgccactgcTGTGTGCGGCTGCCAAGCCTTCCGACCCCTGCTGTGTGAAGAGTTCATGTCAGACTTGCCAGATGATGCCATAGACATCCTTCCCTTAAAGAAGTAGCCATTACCACCCCCCTTCTTTTACTCACACTGTCTTGGGCTGCCCTTGAACTGAGAGTACCTTCTAGCTCCTCTTCTCAAAGTGCTCTGAGTATAGGTTTGAGAGAACATGCATGGCTGCATGCTGCAGTTTTtaagtttccttcctttttttgctttttgtttgtttgttggttggttggtttggttttgaaacagggtttctctttgcagccctggctgtccgggaactcactctgtagatgaggctgccCTTGACCACACaaagatttgcttgcctctgcctcctgagtgctgggaataaagttgtgtgccacctcCACCAGGCACTTCTTAACTATCTTAACTGTCTTGTTCAGTTTAGGGGTAGCTAATTGTGTTCAGTTTAGGGGTATCCTACCTTTGTCAGTGTGTTATAGTTGCAGCCTGGGACCATTTCCTCTCTTTGTGGAAATGAGAGCTTTTCCTCTCTGTAAACACTGTAGATACTGTGGTCACGGGAATGCATAGCCCTGCTTTTGGGGGCGCCATCTCCACTCTTGTTTGGTCTGCAGAAACCTCAACAGCAGTAATATTTTTCTGCCTTTGGTGTCCTGACTCTTCTTCCGCCCTCAGTGTCGAGGGGGAACCCAAGCACAGGCCAGTCAGCCACCCCCACAGACACCGCAGAATGTGGCCTCAGAGacggtagccttgaactcacagacatcagaACCAGTCGAAAGTGAAGCTCCTCCTCGAGAGCCCATGGAgtcagaagaaatggaggaacGTCCCCCAACCCAGACTCCAGAGCTTGCGCCCTCAGGCCCAGCTCCAGCAGGCCCAGCTCCCACAGGCCCTGCTCCTGCGCCAGAGACAAATGCACCCAAGTGAGAGATGCAGGAAACCTTTGGGGACTTGGACTGGGAAGGCTGTGAGGAGAGGGAAGTGGTTGCTAGGGGTGGGTCTTTCAGTCGTAGTATAgcagggtcagaggtcagctcATGTAGATAGAGGTTGGTAGGCCTGGCAGCCTTGCAGAAGGCAGGATGATCTTGGATGCCCCTGGAGCCGTGGTTTGCAGAGGCCTTGTCTGGGTTTTGCTCCTTTGCCTCCTTTGCACAGCACAGCCAGGGGTGGAGCACTTTGCCTTCTCCTCTTGGCTGAGAGAGTTCCTGGGGAATGGTAGGGCTCTGAGGACAGCCCTCACtcactgccctgctgtgtccacaGCCACCCTTCCCCTGCAGAGCACGTGGAGGTGCTCCAGGAGCTTCAGCGCTTGCAGCGCCGACTTCAGCCTTTCCTACAGCGCTACTGTGAGGTCCTGGGTGCTGCTGCCACTACAGACTACAACAACAACGTGAGCCTTTCAATGGCCTTCCCTTTCTGGTACCTCAGAGCAACAGGTTGAGACACACATAGTCCTTCACTGTCCTCAGGATTAGCACAGAATCCTCAGTAGGAGAGCATCCTGTTATGGGGGTGGTGGCCAGTACTATGTGGGAAGGGCTCAGTCAGTATGTCCTGACTGTCCCATTGTTTAGGGAACGTACAGAATAAAAAGAATTTCAGGTGGTTGCTTAATATTTGCCATGTTTTATAGAAAATTCCATATGTGTATTGGATAGAATTTATTTGAGTTTTNNttttttttttttttttggacacttTGGTTCATGCAGAAGCTTCCAGAAACAGGGCATGGCATAGTTTCAGAGGCAGTCATccctgtttttgttcttttttctttttttttcctttttcttttatttatttttaattcattttttacactccatattccactcccctcccccccatccacCCCCATCCCTGTTCTTAATTTCATGCTATTCTGGGTTTGTCCTGGGTACAGCATGAGGGCCGTGAGGAGGACCAGAGGTTGATCAACTTGGTTGGGGAGAGCCTGCGGCTACTGGGCAACACTTTTGTGGCATTGTCTGATCTGCGCTGCAATCTAGCCTGTGCACCCCCACGGCACCTGCACGTGGTTCGGCCTATGTCTCACTACACGACTCCCATGGTGCTCCAGCAGGCAGCCATTCCTATTCAGGTGAGTGCGAGGAGCCTGGCTGGCGGGAGAGCAGGGAGCATGGTCCAGGAGGAAGACTCCTGGCTTCTGGGAGGCTGGAAAGCAAGAAGCCTGGGGAGGCTGTGCTGGTGAAGCTATAGTCTTTCGAGGTGACTCTCCTGGCACTCTGGATTAGACTCTTGTGTTTCTCATACCTATCTGTCTGCATGTCCATCTCTCTTCCAGATCAATGTGGGGACTACTGTGACCATGACAGGCAATGGGGCTCGGCCTCCACCAGCTCCTGGTGCGGAGGCAGCAACCCCAGGTTCTGCCCAGGCCacatccctgcctccctcttccacCACTGTTGATTCATCAACTGAAGGAGCTCCCCCACCAGGGCCAGCACcgccaccagccaccagccacccaCGGGTCATCCGGATTTCCCACCAGAGTGTGGAGCCCGTGGTCATGATGCACATGAACATTCAAGGTGAGTTAGGACAATTACTGGTAGAAGAGAGCCgtgggagcagggagggaaggcCAGTGCTATGTGGGAAGGGCTCAAGGGAGGTGCTTTGGCCTTGGATTTGTGTGAAGGGAACCCAGCCTTCCTGTTGCCATGGGGACAGGGCAGGGTTTTGAAGGCATGATGGGTGGATGGCTTTGGCCCCACATTCTGAcagttttctgtctgtctgcttgctcAGATTCTGGAGCACAGCCTGGTGGTGTGCCGAGTGCTCCCACTGGTCCACTGGGACCTCCTGGTCATGGACAGACCCTGGGTAAGAATAAGATGATCAGTGTAGGCTGAGAGCTCTGGGTAGAAAAAGGGGTAGGGCTGAGTGGGTGGGCTGAAGGGGTCCAGGTTCAAGGTTACATCAGACCCACCCCCCAGGCTCCACCCTCATCCAgctgccctccctgccccctgagTTCATGCACGCCGTCGCCCACCAGATCACTCATCAGGCCATGGTGGCAGCTGTTGCCTCCGCGGCCGCAGGTAATGACCTGGAAGGGGAGGACTGGGCGGTGGGGCGTAGTTCATGGTGGTGGGCATTGTCTGCTGGCAGGCAAGGACTGAACCCTCAGCTCTCTTTGATGTCTCTTTTTGCTACACACAGGACAGCAGGTGCCCGGCTTCCCAACAGCACCAACTCGGGTGGTGATTGCCCGGCCCACTCCTCCACAGGCTCGGCCTTCCCATCCTGGgggacctccagtctctggaGCTCTGGTGAGCAAGGGTTGGGGGAAGTACCAGTGGGGAAATCATGGTGGATTGTTGGAAGGACAAGACTGAATCCTCCTGTTCCCTAGCAGGGCGCTGGGCTGGGTACAAACACTTCATTGGCCCAGATGGTGAGCGGCCTTGTGGGGCAACTTCTTATGCAGCCGGTTCTTGTGGGTGAGTCCTGTTCTCTCCTAGCTCAAACTTTAGACATTTCCAGCTGCCACTGGGTATGACAGTGCCTGGGAGGCTGGGACTGGAGGATAACAGTTCAAGGACATCGTGGACTCTAGACTTAACTTGTAAGTTAGCCTGAGCTAATGAGATTGATTTGGGGGCCAATGAGCGTCATGCAGCAGTGCCTGATGACCTTCCCTGTCCTGCTCGCTGGTTACACCTAGCCCCTGTGGAGTGGACacacttagtttttgttttcctgctgGAAAGATGAGATGGGAATGAGGCAGCTAGAATATGGCTCTTGTTCACATTGTACTCTCCTTGGTTCCTGACAGCTCAGGGGACTCCAGGaatggctcaggctcaggctcaagCCCAAgcccaggctcaggctcaggcccAGGCTCAGGCCCAGGCCCCAGCTCCGGctccaactccagctccagctcctgccACTGCTTCAGCTAGTGCTGGCACTACCAACACAGCTACCACAGCTGGCCCTGCTCCTGGGGGTCCTGcccagcctccacctcctcagccctCTGCGGCTGATCTTCAGTTCTCTCAGCTCCTGGGAAATCTGCTGGGGCCTGCAGGGCCAGGAGCTGGGGGGCCAGGCATGGCTTCTCCCACCATCACTGTGGCAATGCCTGGTGTCCCTGCTTTTCTCCAGGGCATGACTGATTTTTTGCAGGTGAGTGGCCGGCTGTACTGCCCTTTTTACCCCCAGGCTCATAGAGCAATGGTATTCTGTTGTGGTTCTCTAGCTGCTGAGTGACAGCTCTGGTGTGGCTTATCCATTCAGTGTCCTAAGATGCTGACGTCAGAGCTGGTTCTTGTtctcgcagaggacctgggattgattcttagcacccacatggtggctcacagccatctggaactccagttccagggaattcaacaccctcttctggtctccatgggaaaTAGATACACATATTTCTCAGACATACAGGAAGGCAGAATGCCCGTACATAATAAAAACAGTGATaaaataggtttgtttgttttgttttgttttgtttttaaagtcaagaTCAGAATCTAGCTCTCTCACCTCTTACAGGCCTTGTTGTGTCAGCAGTGCAATTTTATATTCTTGACCTTGTGGTCTTTATCTTctattcttaatttcttcttctagGCATCACAGACGgcccctccaccccctccacctcctccacccccaccccctgccccagagCAGCAGACCACACCCCCACCAGGGTCCCCTTCTGGTGGAACAGCAAGTCCTGGAGGTTTAGGTCCTGAGAGCCTGCCACCAGAGTTTTTCACCTCAGTGGTGCAGGGCGTGTTGAGCTCCCTCCTGGGCTCCTTGGGGGCTCGCGCTGGCAGCAGTGAGAGTATTGCTGCCTTCATCCAACGCCTCAGTGGATCCAGCAACATCTTTGAGCCTGGGGCTGATGGCGCCCTTGGTAAGCAAAATGTGGGTGTTACAGTTTGGGGAAATAGCAGCCAGGGGAGGTAGTGGCCCTCCTTTACTAGTAAGATGGGATTAGCTGATGGTCTATGGGGCTAGGCAAGCAAGTGAAGGTAGTCGCTCActtccgtccctccctccctttttccctagGATTCTTCGGagctctgctctctcttctgtgCCAGAATTTCTCCATGGTGGATGTGGTGATGCTTCTCCATGGCCATTTCCAGCCACTGCAGCGGCTCCAGCCACAGCTGCGATCTTTCTTCCACCAGCACTACCTGGGTGGCCAGGAGCCCACGCCTAGCAACATTCGGGTAAGTGAGAGCCCAGATCGCAGAGGTTTTCTTCTTCCCGGCCCTCTTTTTTAATCCTGACTGCCTGCCTGTTAGACAGTGAAAGCTGTGCTTCAGCCCAAGCCCTGGAGTTGTAGGGGGTAGGAGTAAGGTTTTTGAAGGCTGTGGGCAAAACCTGACCTGTGGTGTTTCCTACAGATGGCGACCCACACACTGATCACTGGGCTGGAAGAGTATGTAAGGGAGAGTTTTGTAAGTGTCCTTTGTCTATTTCCTTCCAGTCAGGTCAGGGTTTgggttgggggtgtgggggtgtgtgtctgcttcctcttctagATCTTAAAGTACTGATTCGGAGTTCTTGGCGTGTCTTGTCTCAGTCTTTGGTACAGGTCCAGCCAGGTGTGGATATCATCCGGACAAATTTAGAATTTCTCCAAGAGCAGTTTAACAGCATTGCTGCTCATGTGCTGCACTGTACAGGTCAGGCTGGGGGCCAGCCAATCACAGGTAGTGTGTCCTGTCCACGCAGGACTGCTAGAATCATGTGCTCTCTCACATCCTCCCCGCAGACAGTGGATTTGGAGCCCGGTTGCTGGAGCTGTGCAACCAGGGCCTTTTTGAATG
Proteins encoded in this region:
- the Bag6 gene encoding large proline-rich protein BAG6 isoform X11; translation: MEPSDSASTAMEEPDSLEVLVKTLDSQTRTFIVGAQMNVKEFKEHIAASVSIPSEKQRLIYQGRVLQDDKKLQEYNVGGKVIHLVERAPPQTQLPSGASSGTGSASSTHGGTPLPGTRGPGASVHDRNANSYVMVGTFNLPSDGSAVDVHINMEQAPIQSEPRVRLVMAQHMIRDIQTLLSRMECRGGTQAQASQPPPQTPQNVASETVALNSQTSEPVESEAPPREPMESEEMEERPPTQTPELAPSGPAPAGPAPTGPAPAPETNAPNHPSPAEHVEVLQELQRLQRRLQPFLQRYCEVLGAAATTDYNNNHEGREEDQRLINLVGESLRLLGNTFVALSDLRCNLACAPPRHLHVVRPMSHYTTPMVLQQAAIPIQINVGTTVTMTGNGARPPPAPGAEAATPGSAQATSLPPSSTTVDSSTEGAPPPGPAPPPATSHPRVIRISHQSVEPVVMMHMNIQDSGAQPGGVPSAPTGPLGPPGHGQTLGQQVPGFPTAPTRVVIARPTPPQARPSHPGGPPVSGALQGAGLGTNTSLAQMVSGLVGQLLMQPVLVAQGTPGMAQAQAQAQAQAQAQAQAQAQAPAPAPTPAPAPATASASAGTTNTATTAGPAPGGPAQPPPPQPSAADLQFSQLLGNLLGPAGPGAGGPGMASPTITVAMPGVPAFLQGMTDFLQASQTAPPPPPPPPPPPPAPEQQTTPPPGSPSGGTASPGGLGPESLPPEFFTSVVQGVLSSLLGSLGARAGSSESIAAFIQRLSGSSNIFEPGADGALGFFGALLSLLCQNFSMVDVVMLLHGHFQPLQRLQPQLRSFFHQHYLGGQEPTPSNIRMATHTLITGLEEYVRESFSLVQVQPGVDIIRTNLEFLQEQFNSIAAHVLHCTDSGFGARLLELCNQGLFECLALNLHCLGGQQMELAAVINGRIRRMSRGVNPSLVSWLTTMMGLRLQVVLEHMPVGPDAILRYVRRVGDPPQTLPEEPMEVQGAERTSPEPQRENASPAPGTTAEEAMSRGPPPAPEGGSRDEQDGASADAEPWAAAVPPEWVPIIQQDIQSQRKVKPQPPLSDAYLSGMPAKRRKTMQGEGPQLLLSEAVSRAAKAAGARPLTSPESLSRDLEAPEVQESYRQQLRSDIQKRLQEDPNYSPQRFPNAHRAFADDP
- the Bag6 gene encoding large proline-rich protein BAG6 isoform X13, translated to MEPSDSASTAMEEPDSLEVLVKTLDSQTRTFIVGAQMNVKEFKEHIAASVSIPSEKQRLIYQGRVLQDDKKLQEYNVGGKVIHLVERAPPQTQLPSGASSGTGSASSTHGGTPLPGTRGPGASVHDRNANSYVMVGTFNLPSEPRVRLVMAQHMIRDIQTLLSRMECRGGTQAQASQPPPQTPQNVASETVALNSQTSEPVESEAPPREPMESEEMEERPPTQTPELAPSGPAPAGPAPTGPAPAPETNAPNHPSPAEHVEVLQELQRLQRRLQPFLQRYCEVLGAAATTDYNNNHEGREEDQRLINLVGESLRLLGNTFVALSDLRCNLACAPPRHLHVVRPMSHYTTPMVLQQAAIPIQINVGTTVTMTGNGARPPPAPGAEAATPGSAQATSLPPSSTTVDSSTEGAPPPGPAPPPATSHPRVIRISHQSVEPVVMMHMNIQDSGAQPGGVPSAPTGPLGPPGHGQTLGQQVPGFPTAPTRVVIARPTPPQARPSHPGGPPVSGALQGAGLGTNTSLAQMVSGLVGQLLMQPVLVAQGTPGMAQAQAQAQAQAQAQAQAQAQAPAPAPTPAPAPATASASAGTTNTATTAGPAPGGPAQPPPPQPSAADLQFSQLLGNLLGPAGPGAGGPGMASPTITVAMPGVPAFLQGMTDFLQASQTAPPPPPPPPPPPPAPEQQTTPPPGSPSGGTASPGGLGPESLPPEFFTSVVQGVLSSLLGSLGARAGSSESIAAFIQRLSGSSNIFEPGADGALGFFGALLSLLCQNFSMVDVVMLLHGHFQPLQRLQPQLRSFFHQHYLGGQEPTPSNIRMATHTLITGLEEYVRESFSLVQVQPGVDIIRTNLEFLQEQFNSIAAHVLHCTDSGFGARLLELCNQGLFECLALNLHCLGGQQMELAAVINGRIRRMSRGVNPSLVSWLTTMMGLRLQVVLEHMPVGPDAILRYVRRVGDPPQTLPEEPMEVQGAERTSPEPQRENASPAPGTTAEEAMSRGPPPAPEGGSRDEQDGASADAEPWAAAVPPEWVPIIQQDIQSQRKVKPQPPLSDAYLSGMPAKRRKTMQGEGPQLLLSEAVSRAAKAAGARPLTSPESLSRDLEAPEVQESYRQQLRSDIQKRLQEDPNYSPQRFPNAHRAFADDP
- the Bag6 gene encoding large proline-rich protein BAG6 isoform X2, which translates into the protein MCVCMCLVACLLSRVAGIPRKDGGGRRGRSASPSSLPELSAMEPSDSASTAMEEPDSLEVLVKTLDSQTRTFIVGAQMNVKEFKEHIAASVSIPSEKQRLIYQGRVLQDDKKLQEYNVGGKVIHLVERAPPQTQLPSGASSGTGSASSTHGGTPLPGTRGPGASVHDRNANSYVMVGTFNLPSDGSAVDVHINMEQAPIQSEPRVRLVMAQHMIRDIQTLLSRMECRGGTQAQASQPPPQTPQNVASETVALNSQTSEPVESEAPPREPMESEEMEERPPTQTPELAPSGPAPAGPAPTGPAPAPETNAPNHPSPAEHVEVLQELQRLQRRLQPFLQRYCEVLGAAATTDYNNNHEGREEDQRLINLVGESLRLLGNTFVALSDLRCNLACAPPRHLHVVRPMSHYTTPMVLQQAAIPIQINVGTTVTMTGNGARPPPAPGAEAATPGSAQATSLPPSSTTVDSSTEGAPPPGPAPPPATSHPRVIRISHQSVEPVVMMHMNIQDSGAQPGGVPSAPTGPLGPPGHGQTLGSTLIQLPSLPPEFMHAVAHQITHQAMVAAVASAAAGQQVPGFPTAPTRVVIARPTPPQARPSHPGGPPVSGALGAGLGTNTSLAQMVSGLVGQLLMQPVLVAQGTPGMAQAQAQAQAQAQAQAQAQAQAPAPAPTPAPAPATASASAGTTNTATTAGPAPGGPAQPPPPQPSAADLQFSQLLGNLLGPAGPGAGGPGMASPTITVAMPGVPAFLQGMTDFLQASQTAPPPPPPPPPPPPAPEQQTTPPPGSPSGGTASPGGLGPESLPPEFFTSVVQGVLSSLLGSLGARAGSSESIAAFIQRLSGSSNIFEPGADGALGFFGALLSLLCQNFSMVDVVMLLHGHFQPLQRLQPQLRSFFHQHYLGGQEPTPSNIRMATHTLITGLEEYVRESFSLVQVQPGVDIIRTNLEFLQEQFNSIAAHVLHCTDSGFGARLLELCNQGLFECLALNLHCLGGQQMELAAVINGRIRRMSRGVNPSLVSWLTTMMGLRLQVVLEHMPVGPDAILRYVRRVGDPPQTLPEEPMEVQGAERTSPEPQRENASPAPGTTAEEAMSRGPPPAPEGGSRDEQDGASADAEPWAAAVPPEWVPIIQQDIQSQRKVKPQPPLSDAYLSGMPAKRRKTMQGEGPQLLLSEAVSRAAKAAGARPLTSPESLSRDLEAPEVQESYRQQLRSDIQKRLQEDPNYSPQRFPNAHRAFADDP
- the Bag6 gene encoding large proline-rich protein BAG6 isoform X5: MCVCMCLVACLLSRVAGIPRKDGGGRRGRSASPSSLPELSAMEPSDSASTAMEEPDSLEVLVKTLDSQTRTFIVGAQMNVKEFKEHIAASVSIPSEKQRLIYQGRVLQDDKKLQEYNVGGKVIHLVERAPPQTQLPSGASSGTGSASSTHGGTPLPGTRGPGASVHDRNANSYVMVGTFNLPSDGSAVDVHINMEQAPIQSEPRVRLVMAQHMIRDIQTLLSRMECRGGTQAQASQPPPQTPQNVASETVALNSQTSEPVESEAPPREPMESEEMEERPPTQTPELAPSGPAPAGPAPTGPAPAPETNAPNHPSPAEHVEVLQELQRLQRRLQPFLQRYCEVLGAAATTDYNNNHEGREEDQRLINLVGESLRLLGNTFVALSDLRCNLACAPPRHLHVVRPMSHYTTPMVLQQAAIPIQINVGTTVTMTGNGARPPPAPGAEAATPGSAQATSLPPSSTTVDSSTEGAPPPGPAPPPATSHPRVIRISHQSVEPVVMMHMNIQDSGAQPGGVPSAPTGPLGPPGHGQTLGQQVPGFPTAPTRVVIARPTPPQARPSHPGGPPVSGALQGAGLGTNTSLAQMVSGLVGQLLMQPVLVAQGTPGMAQAQAQAQAQAQAQAQAQAQAPAPAPTPAPAPATASASAGTTNTATTAGPAPGGPAQPPPPQPSAADLQFSQLLGNLLGPAGPGAGGPGMASPTITVAMPGVPAFLQGMTDFLQASQTAPPPPPPPPPPPPAPEQQTTPPPGSPSGGTASPGGLGPESLPPEFFTSVVQGVLSSLLGSLGARAGSSESIAAFIQRLSGSSNIFEPGADGALGFFGALLSLLCQNFSMVDVVMLLHGHFQPLQRLQPQLRSFFHQHYLGGQEPTPSNIRMATHTLITGLEEYVRESFSLVQVQPGVDIIRTNLEFLQEQFNSIAAHVLHCTDSGFGARLLELCNQGLFECLALNLHCLGGQQMELAAVINGRIRRMSRGVNPSLVSWLTTMMGLRLQVVLEHMPVGPDAILRYVRRVGDPPQTLPEEPMEVQGAERTSPEPQRENASPAPGTTAEEAMSRGPPPAPEGGSRDEQDGASADAEPWAAAVPPEWVPIIQQDIQSQRKVKPQPPLSDAYLSGMPAKRRKTMQGEGPQLLLSEAVSRAAKAAGARPLTSPESLSRDLEAPEVQESYRQQLRSDIQKRLQEDPNYSPQRFPNAHRAFADDP
- the Bag6 gene encoding large proline-rich protein BAG6 isoform X15 → MCVCMCLVACLLSRVAGIPRKDGGGRRGRSASPSSLPELSAMEPSDSASTAMEEPDSLEVLVKTLDSQTRTFIVGAQMNVKEFKEHIAASVSIPSEKQRLIYQGRVLQDDKKLQEYNVGGKVIHLVERAPPQTQLPSGASSGTGSASSTHGGTPLPGTRGPGASVHDRNANSYVMVGTFNLPSDGSAVDVHINMEQAPIQSEPRVRLVMAQHMIRDIQTLLSRMECRGGTQAQASQPPPQTPQNVASETVALNSQTSEPVESEAPPREPMESEEMEERPPTQTPELAPSGPAPAGPAPTGPAPAPETNAPNHPSPAEHVEVLQELQRLQRRLQPFLQRYCEVLGAAATTDYNNNHEGREEDQRLINLVGESLRLLGNTFVALSDLRCNLACAPPRHLHVVRPMSHYTTPMVLQQAAIPIQINVGTTVTMTGNGARPPPAPGAEAATPGSAQATSLPPSSTTVDSSTEGAPPPGPAPPPATSHPRVIRISHQSVEPVVMMHMNIQDSGAQPGGVPSAPTGPLGPPGHGQTLGQQVPGFPTAPTRVVIARPTPPQARPSHPGGPPVSGALQGAGLGTNTSLAQMVSGLVGQLLMQPVLVAQGTPGMAQAQAQAQAQAQAQAQAQAQAPAPAPTPAPAPATASASAGTTNTATTAGPAPGGPAQPPPPQPSAADLQFSQLLGNLLGPAGPGAGGPGMASPTITVAMPGVPAFLQGMTDFLQASQTAPPPPPPPPPPPPAPEQQTTPPPGSPSGGTASPGGLGPESLPPEFFTSVVQGVLSSLLGSLGARAGSSESIAAFIQRLSGSSNIFEPGADGALGFFGALLSLLCQNFSMVDVVMLLHGHFQPLQRLQPQLRSFFHQHYLGGQEPTPSNIRMATHTLITGLEEYVRESFSLVQVQPGVDIIRTNLEFLQEQFNSIAAHVLHCTDSGFGARLLELCNQGLFECLALNLHCLGGQQMELAAVINGRIRRMSRGVNPSLVSWLTTMMGLRLQVVLEHMPVGPDAILRYVRRVGDPPQTLPEEPMEVQGAERTSPEPQRENASPAPGTTAEEAMSRGPPPAPEGGSRDEQDGASADAEPWAAAVPPEWVPIIQQDIQSQRKVKPQPPLSDAYLSGMPAKRRKLRSDIQKRLQEDPNYSPQRFPNAHRAFADDP
- the Bag6 gene encoding large proline-rich protein BAG6 isoform X10, encoding MCVCMCLVACLLSRVAGIPRKDGGGRRGRSASPSSLPELSAMEPSDSASTAMEEPDSLEVLVKTLDSQTRTFIVGAQMNVKEFKEHIAASVSIPSEKQRLIYQGRVLQDDKKLQEYNVGGKVIHLVERAPPQTQLPSGASSGTGSASSTHGGTPLPGTRGPGASVHDRNANSYVMVGTFNLPSEPRVRLVMAQHMIRDIQTLLSRMECRGGTQAQASQPPPQTPQNVASETVALNSQTSEPVESEAPPREPMESEEMEERPPTQTPELAPSGPAPAGPAPTGPAPAPETNAPNHPSPAEHVEVLQELQRLQRRLQPFLQRYCEVLGAAATTDYNNNHEGREEDQRLINLVGESLRLLGNTFVALSDLRCNLACAPPRHLHVVRPMSHYTTPMVLQQAAIPIQINVGTTVTMTGNGARPPPAPGAEAATPGSAQATSLPPSSTTVDSSTEGAPPPGPAPPPATSHPRVIRISHQSVEPVVMMHMNIQDSGAQPGGVPSAPTGPLGPPGHGQTLGSTLIQLPSLPPEFMHAVAHQITHQAMVAAVASAAAGQQVPGFPTAPTRVVIARPTPPQARPSHPGGPPVSGALGAGLGTNTSLAQMVSGLVGQLLMQPVLVAQGTPGMAQAQAQAQAQAQAQAQAQAQAPAPAPTPAPAPATASASAGTTNTATTAGPAPGGPAQPPPPQPSAADLQFSQLLGNLLGPAGPGAGGPGMASPTITVAMPGVPAFLQGMTDFLQASQTAPPPPPPPPPPPPAPEQQTTPPPGSPSGGTASPGGLGPESLPPEFFTSVVQGVLSSLLGSLGARAGSSESIAAFIQRLSGSSNIFEPGADGALGFFGALLSLLCQNFSMVDVVMLLHGHFQPLQRLQPQLRSFFHQHYLGGQEPTPSNIRMATHTLITGLEEYVRESFSLVQVQPGVDIIRTNLEFLQEQFNSIAAHVLHCTDSGFGARLLELCNQGLFECLALNLHCLGGQQMELAAVINGRIRRMSRGVNPSLVSWLTTMMGLRLQVVLEHMPVGPDAILRYVRRVGDPPQTLPEEPMEVQGAERTSPEPQRENASPAPGTTAEEAMSRGPPPAPEGGSRDEQDGASADAEPWAAAVPPEWVPIIQQDIQSQRKVKPQPPLSDAYLSGMPAKRRKLRSDIQKRLQEDPNYSPQRFPNAHRAFADDP